One region of Nycticebus coucang isolate mNycCou1 chromosome 10, mNycCou1.pri, whole genome shotgun sequence genomic DNA includes:
- the IRGQ gene encoding immunity-related GTPase family Q protein, giving the protein MRSPPVSVGSLLAMPLPQGDVTALFLGPPGSGKSALISALCDKDIQTLETHEGRPDSGVPSLRAAGPGLFLGELSCPPAAPGPWAAEANVLVLVLPGSDGNGEPLAPELGEAARAALARGTPLLAVRILRPGDSQNDTQVRDQTAALLDSAGLGSAALYVVPADCCSSESHRELERLRTALQSQAEALQRLLPPAQDGFEVLGAAELEAVREAFETGGLEAALSWVRAGIERLGSARLDLAVAGAADMGLVLNVLLGLDPGDPGAVPVLVPTGPTPFPAPERPNVVLWTVPLAPVGTTTVASHPTHYDALILITSGAPTEKNWAQVQALVPPDAPLACVRTDGEGEDPESLEESTVEKPSSKSFENTGRGGAENALSEGRERCGTGSQKAGSGEGSEKSGSENVQHIVVGPKKSGSGDSEPVAAALSPDETWEVLEESPPPVFPLRLSGLPGLCEWLQQALPSAQAGALLLALPPASPTAARKKAAALRAGAWRPALLASLAAAAAPVPGLGWACDVALLRGQLAEWRRAMGLEPGALARRERALGLAPGVLAARTHFPGPVTRSEVEARLGAWAGEGTAGGAALGALSFLWPAGGAAATGGLGYRAAHGVLLQALEEMLADAEAVLEPPEPAQ; this is encoded by the exons ATGCGCTCTCCCCCCGTCTCTGTCGGCTCTTTGCTCG CTATGCCTCTACCACAGGGTGACGTGACCGCCTTGTTCCTGGGGCCTCCGGGCTCGGGAAAGTCTGCACTGATCTCAGCGCTGTGCGACAAAGATATCCAGACGTTAGAAACCCACGAGGGACGTCCAGACTCCGGGGTCCCCAGCCTGAGAGCTGCTGGCCCAGGCCTCTTTCTGGGCGAGCTGAGCTGCCCACCTGCAGCGCCAGGGCCCTGGGCGGCGGAGGCCAACGTTCTGGTACTGGTGCTACCCGGATCCGATGGTAACGGGGAGCCTTTAGCCCCAGAGTTGGGAGAGGCAGCGCGGGCTGCCCTGGCCCGAGGGACTCCGCTCCTGGCTGTGCGGATCCTCCGTCCTGGGGATTCGCAAAATGACACCCAGGTCCGGGATCAGACAGCAGCTCTGCTGGACAGCGCGGGATTAGGATCCGCGGCTCTCTACGTGGTACCAGCCGACTGCTGCAGCAGTGAAAGCCACCGGGAGCTAGAGCGCCTGCGGACTGCGCTGCAGAGCCAGGCGGAGGCACTACAGAG gcTCTTGCCACCGGCCCAGGATGGTTTTGAGGTGCTGGGTGCAGCGGAGCTGGAGGCCGTACGTGAAGCCTTTGAGACTGGTGGCCTGGAGGCGGCACTGTCTTGGGTGCGCGCAGGCATAGAGCGCCTGGGCAGTGCGCGCTTGGACCTAGCTGTAGCAGGAGCTGCTGACATGGGCCTTGTCCTGAACGTGCTGCTCGGATTGGATCCGGGTGACCCAGGTGCTGTGCCTGTTTTGGTGCCCACGGGACCCACTCCCTTCCCAGCCCCAGAGCGCCCCAATGTGGTACTCTGGACTGTGCCTCTAGCCCCCGTGGGCACTACCACTGTCGCCTCTCACCCGACCCACTACGACGCCCTTATCCTCATCACCTCTGGGGCCCCCACTGAGAAGAATTGGGCCCAGGTCCAGGCCTTGGTGCCACCAGATGCGCCACTTGCCTGCGTGAGAACAGACGGTGAAGGCGAGGATCCAGAGTCTCTGGAAGAGAGCACGGTGGAGAAACCCAGCAGCAAGAGCTTTGAGAACACAGGCAGAGGCGGTGCAGAGAATGCACTCagtgagggaagggagagatgTGGCACTGGGTCACAGAAAGCAGGCAGTGGGGAAGGTTCTGAGAAATCTGGCAGTGAGAATGTGCAGCACATTGTTGTTGGCCCGAAGAAATCAGGCAGTGGGGATTCAGAGCCGGTAGCAGCGGCTTTGAGCCCAGATGAGACATGGGAGGTGCTAGAGGAGTCACCACCGCCAGTGTTCCCTCTGCGTTTGAGTGGACTCCCTGGGCTGTGCGAATGGCTGCAGCAAGCGCTCCCCTCTGCCCAGGCTGGGGCGCTGCTGCTAGCGCTGCCACCAGCGTCTCCCACTGCAGCCCGAAAGAAGGCTGCGGCGCTCCGGGCTGGGGCATGGAGGCCAGCTCTGCTGGCTAGTTTGGCAGCGGCGGCAGCACCAGttccagggctgggctgggcatgCGATGTGGCCCTTTTGCGGGGTCAGCTGGCAGAGTGGCGGCGGGCGATGGGGCTGGAACCTGGGGCGCTAGCACGGCGTGAGCGTGCCCTAGGCCTGGCTCCTGGGGTACTGGCAGCGCGTACGCATTTCCCAGGGCCAGTGACACGCAGTGAGGTGGAAGCGAGGCTGGGCGCCTGGGCTGGAGAGGGCACTGCTGGGGGCGCGGCCCTTGGCGCACTCTCTTTCCTGTGGCCTGCGGGTGGCGCGGCAGCGACTGGTGGCCTGGGCTATCGTGCTGCTCATGGGGTCCTCTTACAAGCCCTGGAGGAAATGTTGGCAGATGCTGAGGCCGTGCTGGAACCCCCTGAGCCCGCCCAGTGA
- the PINLYP gene encoding phospholipase A2 inhibitor and Ly6/PLAUR domain-containing protein isoform X2, translating into MRSSTRPGTFLLAFMLLCTLLGLGCPLSCEVCKGSGPTCSGKLKTCDAGKDACVILVGESSTKGQQSVNTYKACIKFSDCYSGFVSTTMSPKDYMVSNAHCCQSDGCNRGSVPPPQNNRTENGLLCPACIAPFQETCPGTQASRCVGQETHCIYFAGSVQAGIFNAKFATRGCATESACYTKVGAEVPSASYLYFLRRADCLPAPQPPGRAE; encoded by the exons ATGAGGTCCTCCACAAGACCAGGGACCTTTCTGCTGGCCTTCATGCTGCTCTGCACCCTCCTGGGTCTTG GGTGCCCACTAAGCTGCGAGGTATGTAAGGGCTCTGGGCCCACGTGCAGTGGAAAACTGAAGACGTGTGATGCTGGCAAGGACGCATGCGTCATCCTTGTGGGGGAGTCCAGTACAA AGGGCCAACAGTCGGTGAACACCTACAAGGCCTGCATCAAGTTCAGTGACTGCTACTCTGGTTTTGTGTCCACCACCATGAGCCCCAAGGACTACATGGTATCCAACGCGCACTGTTGCCAGAGTGATGGCTGTAACCGTGGCTCTGTTCCGC CTCCCCAGAACAATCGTACTGAAAATGGCCTGCTTTGCCCTGCCTGCATTGCACCCTTCCAGGAGACATGCCCAGGGACCCAGGCATCCCGCTGTGTTGGCCAGGAAACCCACTGCATCTACTTTGCTGGCAGCGTGCAGGCTG GTATCTTCAACGCCAAATTTGCTACTCGTGGCTGTGCCACAGAGAGTGCCTGTTACACCAAGGTTGGGGCTGAGGTACCCTCAGCCTCCTATCTCTACTTCCTCCGCAGAGCAGACTGCCTACCAGCCCCCCAGCCCCCTGGCAGGGCTGAGTGA
- the PINLYP gene encoding phospholipase A2 inhibitor and Ly6/PLAUR domain-containing protein isoform X1, protein MRSSTRPGTFLLAFMLLCTLLGLEGQQSVNTYKACIKFSDCYSGFVSTTMSPKDYMVSNAHCCQSDGCNRGSVPPPQNNRTENGLLCPACIAPFQETCPGTQASRCVGQETHCIYFAGSVQAGIFNAKFATRGCATESACYTKVGAEVPSASYLYFLRRADCLPAPQPPGRAE, encoded by the exons ATGAGGTCCTCCACAAGACCAGGGACCTTTCTGCTGGCCTTCATGCTGCTCTGCACCCTCCTGGGTCTTG AGGGCCAACAGTCGGTGAACACCTACAAGGCCTGCATCAAGTTCAGTGACTGCTACTCTGGTTTTGTGTCCACCACCATGAGCCCCAAGGACTACATGGTATCCAACGCGCACTGTTGCCAGAGTGATGGCTGTAACCGTGGCTCTGTTCCGC CTCCCCAGAACAATCGTACTGAAAATGGCCTGCTTTGCCCTGCCTGCATTGCACCCTTCCAGGAGACATGCCCAGGGACCCAGGCATCCCGCTGTGTTGGCCAGGAAACCCACTGCATCTACTTTGCTGGCAGCGTGCAGGCTG GTATCTTCAACGCCAAATTTGCTACTCGTGGCTGTGCCACAGAGAGTGCCTGTTACACCAAGGTTGGGGCTGAGGTACCCTCAGCCTCCTATCTCTACTTCCTCCGCAGAGCAGACTGCCTACCAGCCCCCCAGCCCCCTGGCAGGGCTGAGTGA